In the Pseudanabaena sp. PCC 7367 genome, one interval contains:
- a CDS encoding S8 family peptidase, translating to MKKFLLTCLFFVGLLWAIATFSGLANQGKYDSLVLDFKEDVPASEIESQLKAIATNFKLEPHLNSDFSGADNVYVVKGDAALLQQLRATGLGKLTESMEPNYIYETYGAPNDPRYVEQWNLRSINIEEAWRTTKGKNITVAVIDTGVSKVKDLKDTEFVKGYDFVNDRELADDDNGHGTHVAGTIAQSTNNNYGVAGIAYQAKIMPLKVLASWGGGTITDIAEAIRFAADHGADVINMSLGGGGETSIMREAIEYAHQKGVVIIAAAGNSSENAAAYPARYPHVVGVSATGPNGEKSFYSNYGAGIDIAAPGGNKQDPDDEKSGILQNTIDPQTGQSIFAAYQGTSMASPHVAGVAALVKAAGVNNPDEIEQILLQSARTIEEDGLNYYGSGQLDAAAAVDLATKGRPNLTDFFRWLRDNGYLSPKFWFDGGVVALIPKLLMVVGGYLLAKLLQVVLPFRWNWSFNNGIILGSSGLFFLRGFYIFDLPQWPFRVMGSSIAELGTAVSANHALNPITASVLVPFLLLALLLGHPKLKWFAIGSAVGITACLAVSAVLAPELVWLGSGIGARGFLAINAVLCLAIAYLSLKSETTSASA from the coding sequence ATGAAGAAATTTTTGCTCACATGTTTGTTCTTTGTGGGGTTGCTGTGGGCGATCGCCACCTTCAGCGGTCTGGCCAACCAGGGCAAGTATGACTCATTGGTTTTAGATTTCAAAGAAGATGTACCAGCTAGCGAGATTGAAAGCCAGCTCAAAGCGATTGCCACCAACTTTAAACTAGAACCCCACCTGAACAGCGATTTTTCTGGTGCTGATAATGTCTATGTGGTCAAAGGGGATGCTGCCCTGCTCCAGCAACTCCGCGCCACCGGATTAGGCAAGCTCACCGAATCAATGGAGCCCAACTATATCTATGAAACCTATGGCGCACCTAATGATCCGCGTTATGTTGAGCAATGGAATTTACGCAGTATCAACATTGAAGAAGCCTGGCGCACCACCAAGGGTAAAAATATTACGGTGGCGGTGATCGATACGGGCGTTAGTAAGGTCAAGGATCTTAAAGACACTGAGTTTGTGAAGGGCTATGACTTCGTTAACGATCGTGAGTTGGCCGATGATGATAACGGTCATGGTACTCATGTTGCTGGCACGATCGCCCAATCCACTAATAATAACTACGGTGTAGCAGGGATCGCTTACCAGGCTAAAATTATGCCCCTCAAGGTGTTGGCTTCCTGGGGCGGTGGCACAATTACTGACATTGCAGAAGCGATCCGGTTTGCCGCCGATCATGGTGCTGATGTAATTAATATGAGCCTCGGTGGTGGTGGCGAGACTAGCATTATGCGCGAGGCGATCGAATATGCCCATCAAAAAGGCGTGGTGATTATTGCGGCGGCTGGTAACTCCAGTGAAAATGCGGCTGCCTACCCTGCTCGCTATCCTCATGTAGTTGGGGTTTCGGCCACTGGCCCCAATGGTGAAAAGTCTTTTTATTCTAACTATGGCGCTGGGATTGACATTGCTGCACCTGGCGGTAATAAGCAAGACCCAGACGACGAAAAGAGCGGTATTTTGCAAAATACGATCGATCCACAAACAGGCCAATCGATCTTTGCGGCCTACCAGGGTACTAGCATGGCATCGCCCCATGTGGCTGGGGTGGCGGCTCTGGTCAAAGCGGCTGGGGTAAACAACCCCGATGAGATTGAACAAATCCTGCTGCAATCGGCCAGGACGATCGAAGAAGATGGTTTGAATTACTATGGCTCCGGTCAATTGGATGCGGCGGCAGCGGTCGATCTGGCCACGAAGGGCAGACCTAACCTGACTGACTTTTTCCGCTGGTTACGGGACAATGGCTATTTAAGCCCCAAGTTTTGGTTTGATGGTGGTGTAGTAGCACTAATTCCTAAGCTGTTGATGGTGGTTGGTGGCTATTTGCTGGCCAAGTTATTGCAGGTGGTTTTGCCATTCCGCTGGAACTGGTCGTTCAATAACGGCATTATTCTTGGCAGTAGTGGTTTGTTTTTCCTGCGCGGATTTTATATTTTTGATTTGCCCCAATGGCCGTTTCGAGTGATGGGTAGCTCGATCGCTGAGTTGGGGACAGCAGTTAGTGCTAATCATGCGCTCAATCCAATTACTGCCAGTGTTTTGGTGCCGTTTTTATTACTAGCTTTACTATTGGGGCATCCTAAGCTCAAATGGTTTGCGATCGGCTCGGCGGTGGGTATCACTGCTTGCCTAGCTGTCAGTGCGGTATTAGCGCCGGAACTGGTTTGGTTGGGCAGTGGCATTGGGGCGAGAGGCTTCCTGGCGATCAATGCGGTGCTTTGTCTGGCGATCGCTTATCTGTCGCTTAAGTCTGAAACCACTAGCGCTAGTGCCTAG
- a CDS encoding class I SAM-dependent methyltransferase, with product MTTAIKPNSKPTIGLASKLVNSILAIGPLASLAKHQARKMMIERAEGMGVPWRKIVAELQAEDLDTELVQVQNSNLKYPKYYLTSFHAYESGNLSWEAATEVEVAAYAVHSRIWKGANAQGDAMLRQSYHDVLNQQIAIQPDQIHNILDVGCSVGMSTFALAQAYPEAKITGLDLSPYFLAIANYQTRHKHPEWRDRFTWQHAAAEATGLADNSFDLASIFLVYHELPKTAAREILKEMHRVVRPGGYLTIMDMNPNSEIYAKMPPYILTLLKSTEPYLDQYFSLDMAHEFEAAGFERPTITCNSPRHRTIVARSLKQ from the coding sequence ATGACCACTGCGATTAAGCCCAACAGCAAACCCACGATCGGCCTGGCTTCGAAGTTAGTAAACAGCATCCTGGCGATCGGCCCCCTGGCAAGTCTGGCCAAGCATCAAGCCCGCAAAATGATGATTGAACGGGCAGAGGGTATGGGTGTACCCTGGCGCAAGATCGTCGCCGAACTGCAAGCTGAGGATCTAGATACTGAACTGGTGCAGGTACAAAACTCTAACCTTAAATACCCTAAGTATTACCTCACCTCATTCCATGCCTATGAGTCAGGCAACCTGAGTTGGGAAGCGGCCACAGAGGTAGAAGTAGCGGCCTATGCAGTACATTCGCGGATCTGGAAAGGGGCTAATGCTCAGGGTGATGCCATGCTGCGGCAGAGTTATCACGATGTCTTGAATCAGCAGATCGCAATCCAACCCGATCAAATTCACAATATTTTGGATGTGGGTTGCAGTGTGGGAATGAGTACCTTTGCCCTGGCGCAAGCTTATCCAGAAGCTAAAATTACTGGCCTGGATCTTTCTCCCTATTTCCTGGCGATCGCCAACTACCAAACCCGCCACAAGCACCCAGAATGGCGCGATCGCTTCACCTGGCAACATGCCGCCGCTGAAGCCACTGGCTTAGCCGATAATTCCTTTGACCTGGCTTCGATCTTTTTGGTCTACCATGAATTACCCAAAACGGCAGCAAGGGAGATCCTGAAGGAAATGCATCGAGTGGTGCGCCCCGGAGGCTATCTCACAATCATGGATATGAACCCAAATTCAGAGATCTATGCCAAGATGCCACCCTATATCTTGACTCTGCTAAAAAGCACTGAGCCCTATCTGGATCAATATTTCTCTTTAGATATGGCCCACGAATTCGAGGCGGCAGGGTTTGAAAGACCCACGATCACCTGCAACAGCCCTCGCCACCGCACGATCGTGGCGCGATCGCTAAAGCAATAG
- a CDS encoding nuclease-related domain-containing protein: protein MQVFTTRDLEPFEQEVARHLASLDNEGYVLIGFSFYNYGPVAINGLLISDDGVVCGLEIAEQVGTWTGSLNNAWQANGREIKCTIANNPLQQVRQYALIVRDLLRSKMNRYVPVSGLIVVPTEADISVAGVAIDRCDRSNPIGVVHLPRLSSIIDEIRAAFTQPYEVGKAERLLYALTDLNEDALYEGSTRLANAVIKVRKDIQGQVSENKGLTDQILSELISLRETIARIEAENRRLNDRLAEEMIAFKTEAQEWQKNFTSQIASDFVDFQGELKEQNDYLIKQLSAGLAAFKNEMGEKNNQLDGSVRTLTNDLRGEVGVLIARVDRQTEELRQIKAFMTRPKWWQRLFRWLFAPLLVKKPTKKIKPTP from the coding sequence GTGCAAGTCTTCACCACCAGGGATCTGGAACCCTTTGAGCAAGAGGTGGCCAGACATCTAGCCAGTTTGGATAACGAAGGGTATGTGCTGATTGGGTTCAGCTTTTATAACTATGGCCCTGTGGCGATCAATGGCCTGCTGATTTCCGACGATGGTGTGGTGTGTGGCCTGGAGATCGCTGAGCAGGTGGGCACCTGGACGGGGAGTTTAAATAATGCCTGGCAAGCCAACGGGCGCGAAATTAAATGCACGATCGCCAACAACCCGCTTCAGCAAGTGCGGCAATATGCCTTGATTGTGCGCGACCTATTGCGATCGAAAATGAATCGCTATGTGCCTGTGTCTGGTTTGATTGTGGTGCCGACCGAGGCAGATATTAGCGTGGCGGGGGTAGCGATCGATCGTTGCGATCGGAGTAATCCGATTGGGGTGGTACATCTACCGCGATTGAGTAGTATCATCGATGAAATTAGAGCCGCATTCACCCAGCCCTATGAAGTGGGCAAAGCGGAGCGATTGCTCTATGCCCTGACCGACTTAAATGAAGATGCCCTCTATGAAGGCAGCACCAGGTTAGCTAATGCGGTAATCAAGGTGCGCAAAGACATTCAGGGACAGGTAAGCGAGAATAAAGGCCTCACCGATCAGATCCTGTCGGAGCTAATTAGCCTGCGTGAGACGATCGCCCGGATCGAAGCAGAGAATCGCCGCCTTAACGATCGCCTGGCCGAAGAGATGATTGCCTTCAAGACCGAAGCCCAGGAATGGCAAAAGAACTTCACCAGTCAGATCGCCAGCGATTTTGTCGATTTTCAGGGTGAGCTAAAAGAGCAAAACGATTATCTCATCAAGCAGCTCTCGGCAGGGCTAGCGGCGTTCAAGAATGAGATGGGTGAAAAGAATAATCAACTTGATGGCAGTGTGCGCACTCTCACCAATGACCTGCGCGGTGAGGTGGGGGTATTGATCGCCAGGGTCGATCGCCAAACCGAAGAACTGCGCCAGATCAAGGCATTTATGACCCGACCTAAGTGGTGGCAAAGGCTATTTCGTTGGCTGTTTGCGCCGCTTTTAGTGAAGAAACCAACCAAGAAAATTAAGCCTACACCTTAG
- the der gene encoding ribosome biogenesis GTPase Der, translating into MPLPIVAIVGRPNVGKSAFVNRLAGQQDAIVYDQPGVTRDRTYRRAFWRDHEFNVVDTGGLVFEDNTEFLPLIRQQALLAISQSQAVIFMVDGQDGLTAADEQIADWLRQQNIPILVAVNKCESPDLGLSQAAEFWELGIGEPFPISGIHGNGTGELLDILVQHLPAPETVTEAEDEIKIAIIGRPNVGKSSLLNAFLGEQRSIVSPIAGTTRDAIDTQVIRGDRKYRLIDTAGIRRKRSVNYGPEFFGINRAFKAINRSDVVLMVIDALEGVTDQDQKLAHRAVEEGRGCIIVVNKWDAVEDKDSYTIYEYTEKVRSQLYFLDYAPLIFVSALTGQRVAKILDQVDIAAEQHVRRVTTSVINEIIEDAVAWHSPPTSRQGKQGRIYYGTQVSSQPPTIVLFVNDPKRFNDNYRRYIERQFRESLGFTGTPLRLIWRGKNQREVERSLNRATKV; encoded by the coding sequence ATGCCACTGCCCATCGTCGCCATAGTCGGTCGCCCCAACGTGGGTAAATCTGCCTTCGTCAATCGATTGGCTGGTCAACAGGACGCGATCGTCTACGATCAACCTGGGGTTACCCGCGATCGCACCTATCGCCGCGCCTTCTGGCGAGACCATGAGTTTAATGTGGTAGATACAGGTGGTTTGGTATTTGAGGACAACACCGAATTTTTGCCACTGATTCGGCAACAGGCACTTCTGGCAATCTCCCAATCCCAGGCCGTGATTTTTATGGTAGATGGCCAGGATGGACTGACCGCTGCCGATGAACAGATTGCCGATTGGTTGCGCCAACAAAATATTCCGATTCTGGTGGCGGTGAATAAATGCGAATCCCCTGATTTGGGGCTATCCCAGGCTGCTGAATTCTGGGAATTGGGTATTGGTGAGCCATTCCCTATTTCTGGGATTCATGGCAATGGCACTGGTGAGTTATTAGATATCTTAGTTCAACATCTGCCAGCCCCAGAGACAGTTACTGAGGCGGAAGACGAAATTAAAATCGCAATTATTGGCAGACCCAATGTGGGCAAGTCCAGCTTGCTCAATGCGTTCTTAGGGGAGCAGCGCAGCATTGTCAGCCCGATCGCTGGTACAACCAGGGATGCGATCGATACCCAGGTGATTCGTGGCGATCGTAAGTATCGCTTGATCGACACTGCCGGTATTCGCCGCAAGCGCAGCGTTAACTATGGCCCAGAATTCTTTGGGATCAATCGAGCCTTCAAGGCAATCAATCGATCTGATGTGGTGTTGATGGTGATCGATGCATTGGAAGGAGTCACCGATCAGGATCAAAAGCTAGCCCATCGCGCCGTTGAAGAAGGTCGCGGCTGCATTATTGTGGTGAACAAATGGGATGCGGTTGAAGATAAAGACTCTTACACCATTTATGAATATACCGAGAAGGTGCGATCGCAACTCTATTTCCTCGATTACGCGCCCTTAATTTTTGTGAGTGCTTTGACCGGGCAGCGGGTAGCGAAGATTCTCGATCAGGTTGATATTGCCGCCGAACAACATGTGCGTCGGGTAACCACCTCTGTGATCAACGAGATCATAGAAGATGCAGTGGCTTGGCATTCCCCTCCCACCAGTCGCCAGGGTAAGCAGGGGCGCATTTATTATGGCACGCAGGTAAGCAGCCAACCACCCACGATCGTTTTGTTTGTGAATGATCCAAAGCGATTTAATGATAACTATCGCCGCTACATTGAAAGACAATTCCGCGAATCACTGGGCTTTACGGGCACACCACTAAGACTAATCTGGCGTGGCAAGAATCAGCGGGAAGTTGAGCGTAGTCTCAATCGAGCCACTAAAGTGTAG
- the gshB gene encoding glutathione synthase, which yields MKLAFIIDPIAKLDPTHDTSVALMEAACKLGHQVWIASPESLSIINSQAWAMLEPVNVAAVTLGDHGKWQAANPWYELQAGKFEALTDMDAVWIRPDPPVTMHYIYATYMLDYVDRDRTVVINSPHGIRTANEKLYALQFAEFMPETIVSSSKQVLRDFVITKGEAILKPIDGKGGEGILFAKAGDRNLNSMIEISTKFGKDPIMAQTFIPEAALGDKRIILLDGKPIGAVNRIPASDEIRGNMAAGGSVAKSEITDREKEICAKLAPVLRRDGLLFVGIDVIGGYLTEINVTSPTGIREIDRLDGVRLGEKVMYWLENYLKQQ from the coding sequence ATGAAACTCGCCTTTATTATCGATCCGATCGCTAAGCTTGACCCCACCCACGACACTAGCGTTGCCTTGATGGAAGCCGCCTGTAAATTAGGGCATCAGGTCTGGATTGCTAGCCCCGAATCCCTTAGCATTATTAATAGCCAAGCCTGGGCAATGCTAGAGCCAGTCAATGTTGCGGCCGTAACACTAGGTGATCATGGTAAATGGCAGGCCGCAAACCCTTGGTATGAGTTACAAGCTGGTAAGTTTGAAGCCCTGACCGACATGGATGCGGTGTGGATTCGCCCCGATCCGCCGGTGACGATGCATTATATCTATGCCACCTATATGCTGGACTATGTTGACCGCGATCGCACAGTGGTAATCAACTCGCCCCACGGCATTCGCACTGCCAATGAAAAGCTGTATGCCTTGCAGTTTGCAGAATTTATGCCCGAAACAATTGTTTCCAGTAGTAAGCAGGTATTGCGCGATTTTGTGATAACCAAAGGGGAAGCAATTCTAAAGCCGATCGATGGCAAGGGAGGCGAAGGGATTTTATTTGCCAAGGCTGGCGATCGCAATTTGAATTCTATGATCGAGATCAGTACCAAGTTTGGCAAAGATCCAATTATGGCTCAAACTTTTATTCCTGAGGCAGCGCTGGGCGATAAGCGGATTATTCTTTTGGATGGCAAACCGATCGGCGCAGTGAATCGGATTCCGGCCAGTGATGAAATTCGCGGCAATATGGCGGCTGGGGGCAGTGTAGCGAAATCTGAGATTACCGATCGAGAGAAAGAGATTTGCGCTAAGTTAGCCCCCGTATTACGTCGAGATGGATTGCTGTTTGTGGGGATCGATGTAATTGGTGGCTATCTCACGGAAATTAATGTTACCAGTCCAACCGGGATCAGGGAGATCGATCGCCTGGATGGGGTGCGATTGGGCGAGAAGGTAATGTATTGGTTAGAGAATTATCTAAAACAGCAGTAG
- a CDS encoding sensor histidine kinase — MFQATRRRLAIWYTMVTAVLLLLFASGFYGYVRLTLIDRIDDTLNHVVEVLERSFTKSSDINSFINDDLEANLEEDRIDLEWFSADGELLWTTMPRVELLPLKHSRSYDTVYLPNQEPVRQITEPVEVDHRLVGYLRVSHPWFEFTKPINQLLTDLTIGISITISLVALCGWWLSGIAIEPVRNSYQRLKQFTADASHELRNPVAVIQTNAQVALADPVPNWDNQRQQLQVIERLTRRLGRLLEDLLFLARYDGAIVPKPDQVCDLSQILADVIEEQQPIAITKNISIQANIANIDGLFDISDISGSQTPNGTHTVSDRSQLNEINETKESTNAKTDKDLTLVRAASKNPVSMFGDRDRLMRLFTNLLSNAITYTNPGGSIAVSLKMANGGQAKIKIQDTGIGIPETELPHIFERFYRHQPQSKDGSGLGLAIAKAIVEHHQGQIKAKSTVGEGTTFTVILPLVKGI; from the coding sequence ATGTTTCAGGCGACCCGCAGACGTTTAGCAATCTGGTACACCATGGTTACTGCCGTGTTGTTGCTGTTGTTTGCCAGTGGTTTCTATGGTTATGTGCGCTTGACCCTAATCGATCGAATTGATGACACCTTGAATCATGTGGTGGAGGTATTGGAGCGATCGTTCACCAAGTCCAGTGATATTAACAGTTTTATTAATGATGACCTGGAAGCCAACCTGGAAGAAGATCGGATTGATTTGGAATGGTTTAGTGCCGATGGCGAACTGTTGTGGACTACGATGCCCAGGGTAGAGCTGCTGCCGCTCAAACACAGCCGCAGTTATGATACGGTCTATTTGCCTAACCAAGAGCCAGTACGGCAGATCACCGAGCCAGTGGAAGTTGACCATCGGCTAGTTGGCTATTTGCGGGTGAGTCATCCCTGGTTTGAATTTACCAAGCCAATCAATCAATTATTAACCGACCTGACGATCGGCATTAGTATTACGATTTCGCTGGTGGCATTATGTGGCTGGTGGCTATCGGGGATTGCGATCGAACCGGTGCGCAATTCCTATCAACGCCTCAAGCAATTTACCGCCGATGCTTCCCACGAACTACGAAATCCAGTGGCAGTGATTCAAACCAATGCCCAGGTTGCCCTGGCTGATCCAGTGCCCAACTGGGATAACCAGCGCCAACAATTGCAAGTAATCGAACGGTTGACCCGTCGCCTGGGTAGATTATTGGAAGATTTATTGTTTTTAGCCCGCTATGATGGGGCGATCGTACCCAAGCCTGATCAGGTATGCGATCTCAGTCAAATCCTGGCGGATGTGATCGAAGAACAGCAGCCGATCGCCATCACTAAAAATATATCGATTCAGGCTAATATTGCTAATATTGATGGACTATTTGATATATCTGACATATCTGGCAGTCAAACCCCAAATGGTACGCATACTGTTAGCGATCGCAGTCAGTTAAATGAGATTAATGAAACCAAAGAATCTACCAATGCTAAGACTGACAAAGACTTGACCTTGGTTAGAGCAGCTTCCAAAAATCCTGTAAGTATGTTTGGTGACCGCGATCGGTTGATGCGATTGTTTACTAACCTATTAAGCAATGCGATTACTTATACCAACCCAGGTGGCTCAATTGCTGTCTCTCTGAAAATGGCTAATGGCGGGCAAGCAAAAATTAAGATTCAAGATACTGGCATCGGCATTCCAGAGACGGAATTACCCCATATTTTTGAGCGTTTTTATCGCCATCAACCCCAATCAAAGGACGGCTCTGGGCTGGGCTTGGCGATCGCTAAAGCGATTGTGGAGCATCACCAGGGACAGATCAAAGCTAAAAGCACTGTAGGGGAGGGCACAACTTTCACGGTAATTCTGCCACTGGTGAAGGGCATTTAA
- a CDS encoding DUF4327 family protein has translation MNNTQVIHPMVKFQQQVKSLTDKKLVNGTDRLWQVSLVFGNDWQHWKNELIDFGFTMQDPIAALLEVEAWDDE, from the coding sequence ATGAATAATACGCAAGTTATTCACCCAATGGTGAAGTTTCAGCAGCAAGTAAAATCCCTAACCGATAAAAAATTAGTAAATGGTACCGATCGCCTCTGGCAGGTTTCCCTGGTCTTTGGTAATGATTGGCAACATTGGAAAAATGAACTGATCGATTTTGGCTTCACAATGCAAGATCCGATCGCTGCCCTATTGGAAGTTGAGGCATGGGACGACGAATAA
- a CDS encoding SPFH domain-containing protein, which yields MFPFIGGGVFIAVFVFANSFKIVNQGEEALVATFGKYKRKLGAGPHFITPIVDTIAFKGSVREQVLDVPPQKCITRDNVGVTADAVVYWRIFDMEKSYYKISDLRLAITNLVLTQLRSEIGNLELDQTFTARDEINTSLLHDLDKSTDPWGVKVTRVELRDILPTKEVQDSMELQMSAERKKRAAILTSEADRDSAINRARGQADAQLLAADASKKAAILQAEGQRQARILQAEAQQQEQVLRSQGTVKAMQLIQHGLNQDPKSGAALQFLLAQNYIDMGATIGSSGSSKVMFMDPRSVPGTIEGMKSIISDNQDGIVPTTQLPNTDWSQ from the coding sequence ATGTTTCCTTTTATTGGTGGCGGTGTATTTATCGCGGTTTTCGTATTTGCTAATTCATTTAAGATTGTCAATCAAGGTGAAGAAGCCTTGGTGGCAACCTTTGGTAAATATAAACGCAAACTAGGAGCAGGCCCCCACTTCATCACACCGATCGTTGATACTATTGCTTTCAAAGGTTCTGTGCGGGAGCAAGTTCTCGATGTGCCGCCTCAAAAGTGCATCACCCGCGATAACGTTGGGGTAACCGCCGATGCCGTGGTTTACTGGCGCATTTTTGACATGGAAAAGTCCTATTACAAAATTTCTGATTTGAGGTTGGCGATCACTAACCTGGTACTAACTCAACTGCGCTCCGAAATTGGCAATCTAGAACTAGATCAAACTTTTACAGCTAGAGACGAAATCAACACATCTTTGCTGCATGATCTCGATAAGTCTACCGATCCCTGGGGGGTGAAGGTGACGCGGGTGGAACTGCGCGATATTTTGCCCACCAAGGAAGTGCAGGATTCGATGGAACTGCAAATGAGTGCGGAGCGGAAAAAGAGAGCCGCGATCCTTACCTCTGAAGCCGATCGAGATTCAGCGATTAATCGCGCTAGGGGGCAGGCTGATGCCCAGTTGCTGGCGGCTGACGCATCTAAGAAAGCAGCAATTTTACAAGCGGAAGGTCAACGCCAAGCTAGGATTTTGCAAGCAGAAGCTCAGCAACAGGAACAGGTATTGCGATCGCAAGGTACGGTCAAAGCAATGCAGTTGATTCAGCATGGTTTGAATCAAGACCCCAAGTCAGGGGCGGCGCTGCAATTTCTGTTGGCACAAAATTATATTGATATGGGAGCCACGATCGGCAGTAGTGGTAGCTCGAAGGTGATGTTTATGGACCCGCGCAGTGTACCCGGCACGATCGAGGGGATGAAATCAATTATTAGTGATAACCAGGATGGCATCGTGCCAACTACCCAACTGCCAAATACCGATTGGTCGCAGTAG
- a CDS encoding NfeD family protein produces the protein MVFEPVTIWLLIGMGLLVVEFMVPVPSFMVAEALGFCAIAVSLLAWFVPGLVWLQVLTWVILSAGGIWYSRRFIPKDSAALKDATEAVTLTEIAPGQCGRVEYEGVSWQARCEDVQTAIPPNHNVIVVRRQGNTLIVVPEQWVLERGGVE, from the coding sequence ATGGTCTTTGAGCCAGTTACGATTTGGCTTTTAATCGGCATGGGTTTGCTCGTAGTTGAGTTTATGGTGCCTGTGCCTAGTTTTATGGTGGCAGAAGCTTTGGGTTTTTGTGCCATTGCGGTAAGTTTGCTGGCCTGGTTTGTTCCTGGCCTGGTCTGGCTGCAAGTGCTGACCTGGGTGATCCTGTCGGCGGGTGGAATCTGGTATTCCCGGCGGTTTATCCCCAAGGACTCGGCCGCACTTAAGGATGCCACCGAAGCGGTTACCCTGACTGAAATTGCCCCTGGTCAATGTGGCCGCGTTGAATATGAAGGGGTATCCTGGCAGGCGCGGTGTGAAGATGTACAAACGGCGATCCCCCCTAACCATAATGTAATCGTGGTGCGTCGGCAGGGAAATACGCTGATTGTAGTGCCGGAACAATGGGTGTTGGAGCGAGGGGGAGTGGAGTAA
- a CDS encoding tautomerase family protein — MVQTKIFGLRSQLAPIRQELSEVVHACVVDALAYPKDKRMQRFFLFDREDFFYPAGRTDRYTIIEFVMFTGRSTETKKRLLRLLFERVQRLGISEQDLEITIFEQPKHHWGFRGLPGDEHQLSYQVEM; from the coding sequence ATGGTACAAACCAAGATTTTTGGCCTACGATCGCAGCTAGCACCAATTCGACAAGAACTTTCAGAGGTGGTTCATGCCTGCGTGGTTGATGCGCTGGCCTATCCCAAAGACAAACGGATGCAACGGTTCTTTTTGTTCGATCGAGAGGATTTCTTCTATCCCGCTGGCCGTACCGATCGCTATACGATTATTGAATTTGTTATGTTTACTGGGCGTAGCACCGAGACTAAAAAGCGATTGCTGCGATTGCTGTTTGAACGGGTGCAGCGGTTGGGTATTTCTGAGCAGGATCTAGAGATCACAATTTTTGAGCAGCCCAAACACCATTGGGGATTTAGGGGGCTGCCTGGGGATGAACATCAGCTTAGCTATCAGGTTGAAATGTGA
- the grxC gene encoding glutaredoxin 3, with protein MMNLINQLLNRTPGKYQAKVEIYTWQTCPFCIRAKWLLWRKGVDYVEYKIDGDQTARTKMADRAKGRRSVPQIFINDQHVGGFDDLNSLHQQDSLDRLLVPAT; from the coding sequence ATGATGAATCTAATTAACCAACTGCTGAACCGCACCCCAGGCAAATACCAAGCCAAGGTTGAGATCTATACCTGGCAAACCTGCCCCTTTTGCATCAGGGCAAAATGGTTATTGTGGCGCAAAGGGGTTGATTATGTGGAATATAAGATCGATGGCGATCAGACCGCCCGAACCAAGATGGCCGATCGCGCTAAGGGTAGACGCTCTGTGCCGCAAATTTTTATTAATGACCAGCATGTGGGCGGCTTTGACGACCTCAACAGCCTGCATCAGCAAGATAGTCTCGATCGATTGCTGGTTCCTGCAACTTAG
- a CDS encoding Hsp20/alpha crystallin family protein, which yields MVELVNAADQVELNFFLPGVAAENIDIQITKEAVTVSGDRPAPAQDKDKKVWSEFRYGRFSRTIKLPVAVVNSEAKADFSNGKLSLTLPKLVEKVNQPYRLSLGQDRQPVEQPALADQKEPEVNLTENSAPAEPTTEAEKTWAA from the coding sequence GTGGTTGAATTAGTTAATGCAGCGGATCAGGTGGAATTAAACTTTTTCCTGCCTGGTGTGGCTGCCGAAAATATTGATATTCAAATTACCAAAGAAGCTGTTACTGTCAGTGGCGATCGCCCTGCTCCAGCCCAGGATAAGGATAAGAAGGTCTGGTCGGAGTTCCGTTATGGTAGGTTCAGCCGCACGATTAAGCTTCCTGTGGCGGTGGTAAATAGTGAAGCTAAAGCAGATTTTAGTAACGGTAAGCTTAGCTTGACTTTGCCTAAGTTGGTGGAAAAAGTAAACCAGCCCTATCGACTATCTTTGGGGCAAGATCGCCAGCCGGTAGAGCAACCAGCTCTTGCTGATCAAAAGGAACCCGAAGTAAATCTAACGGAAAATTCTGCCCCAGCCGAACCGACCACAGAAGCAGAAAAGACCTGGGCGGCATAG